One Methylobacterium sp. NMS14P DNA window includes the following coding sequences:
- a CDS encoding FAD-dependent oxidoreductase, with product MESIGRDLGEMQRIPLAASHVAALRGIGVETRYPAGTFVVRAGDPADRFYYVEAGEIEVVNPFTDERHLPSTLGPTQFMGEISFLNGGVWSMPMRASADTAVIEVPRPAMLRLMSEIPEMSDIIITVLAARRRRQLDSHDGTLVLIGEDDDRSVRRIAEFASRNRLPYRSHPLGSPEAASVARSCAIAPERPAVIFGRGVVVPEPTPAKVARLLGLDYGLVDDEAFDVLIVGGGPAGVAAGVYAGAEGLGALVIEDVAIGGQAGTSSRIENYMGFPTGISGADLVWRGEVQAMKFGTRFAMPRRVARLERLADGSFCATFDNGRRVRGRAVVVATGVQYRRLPIARLETFEGAGVYYAATEIEARYCRNAEAIIIGGGNSAGQAAMYLSRSARHVRLLVRGPSLASSMSSYLSSRLEAEPAITVEYGAELTALHGDARLEAVTIRTVADQTTRAVPTCAVFVMVGAAPNTGWLSGLVDLDSHGFVLTGNTIGASSPYATSHPGIFAVGDVRAGSVKRVAASVGEGSVVISKVWEHIRT from the coding sequence ATGGAATCGATCGGTCGTGACCTGGGGGAGATGCAGCGCATCCCGCTCGCCGCATCGCACGTCGCCGCGCTTCGGGGCATCGGGGTCGAGACGCGCTACCCGGCCGGCACCTTTGTCGTGCGCGCCGGCGACCCGGCCGATCGCTTCTACTATGTCGAGGCCGGCGAGATCGAGGTGGTCAACCCGTTCACCGACGAGCGGCATCTGCCCTCGACGCTCGGGCCGACCCAGTTCATGGGCGAGATCTCGTTCCTGAACGGCGGCGTCTGGTCGATGCCCATGCGGGCGAGCGCCGATACCGCCGTCATCGAGGTGCCGCGTCCGGCGATGCTGCGCCTGATGTCCGAGATCCCGGAGATGTCGGACATCATCATCACGGTCCTCGCCGCACGGCGACGGCGGCAGCTCGACTCGCACGACGGCACGCTGGTGCTCATCGGCGAGGACGACGATCGGAGCGTGCGGCGGATCGCGGAATTCGCGAGCCGCAACCGCCTTCCCTACAGGTCCCATCCGCTGGGCAGCCCGGAGGCGGCGAGCGTGGCCAGGAGCTGCGCGATCGCGCCCGAGCGGCCGGCGGTCATCTTCGGCCGGGGCGTCGTCGTGCCCGAGCCGACCCCCGCCAAGGTCGCGCGGCTGCTCGGCCTCGACTACGGCCTCGTCGACGACGAGGCCTTCGACGTCCTCATCGTGGGCGGTGGCCCGGCCGGGGTCGCTGCCGGCGTCTACGCGGGCGCCGAGGGGCTCGGCGCGCTGGTGATCGAGGACGTGGCGATCGGCGGTCAGGCCGGCACCTCGAGCCGGATCGAGAACTACATGGGCTTTCCGACCGGCATCTCCGGGGCCGATCTCGTCTGGCGCGGGGAGGTCCAGGCGATGAAGTTCGGCACGCGGTTCGCGATGCCCCGGCGCGTGGCGAGGCTGGAGCGGCTCGCGGACGGATCGTTCTGCGCGACCTTCGACAACGGCCGGCGCGTCCGGGGCCGGGCCGTGGTCGTCGCGACCGGCGTCCAGTACCGGAGATTGCCGATCGCGCGCCTCGAGACGTTCGAGGGGGCCGGCGTCTACTACGCGGCGACCGAGATCGAGGCCCGCTACTGCCGGAATGCCGAGGCGATCATCATCGGCGGCGGCAACTCGGCGGGGCAGGCCGCGATGTATCTCAGCCGCTCCGCCCGGCACGTGCGCCTCCTCGTGCGCGGGCCGTCGCTCGCGAGCTCCATGTCGAGCTACCTGTCGAGCCGGCTGGAGGCGGAGCCGGCGATCACCGTCGAGTACGGCGCCGAACTCACCGCCCTGCACGGCGACGCGCGTCTCGAGGCGGTCACGATCCGCACCGTCGCGGATCAGACGACGCGCGCGGTCCCGACCTGTGCCGTGTTCGTCATGGTCGGGGCCGCCCCCAATACGGGCTGGCTCTCGGGACTCGTCGACCTCGATAGCCACGGATTCGTCCTGACCGGAAACACGATCGGCGCCAGTTCACCCTACGCGACGTCGCATCCCGGCATCTTCGCGGTCGGCGATGTTCGGGCCGGCTCCGTCAAGCGCGTCGCGGCCTCGGTCGGCGAGGGCTCGGTCGTGATCTCGAAGGTGTGGGAGCACATCCGGACATAG
- a CDS encoding TetR/AcrR family transcriptional regulator — MGRTAGSSGPRTAAAIRQAGLRLIYRHGYEAMTLRALAAEVGIQAASLYNHIRSKQDLLFDIVRDHMETLLARTDAALATASGGPTDPLRAFVAHHVTYHLEKRQEVFVANFELRSLDPPHYAAIVALRRAYEDRLVALLDRGVDAGELDIRDTRVAGYAMLGMLTSACTWYRPDGRMTKAEIVDLHTDMALHGCVRRHR, encoded by the coding sequence ATGGGTCGAACCGCCGGATCGAGCGGGCCGCGCACGGCCGCCGCCATCCGTCAGGCCGGGCTTCGGCTGATCTATCGCCACGGCTACGAGGCGATGACCCTGCGCGCCCTGGCTGCCGAGGTCGGGATCCAGGCGGCCTCGCTCTACAATCACATCCGCAGCAAGCAGGATCTGCTGTTCGACATCGTCCGCGACCACATGGAGACCTTGCTGGCGCGGACCGACGCGGCGCTGGCGACGGCGTCCGGCGGCCCGACGGACCCTCTCCGCGCCTTCGTGGCCCACCACGTCACGTACCATCTCGAGAAGAGGCAGGAAGTCTTCGTCGCGAATTTCGAGCTGCGGTCGCTCGATCCGCCGCACTACGCGGCGATCGTCGCGCTGCGCCGTGCCTACGAAGACAGGCTGGTCGCGCTGCTCGACCGCGGCGTCGACGCGGGCGAGCTGGACATTCGGGACACGCGCGTCGCCGGCTACGCGATGCTCGGCATGCTGACCAGCGCCTGCACGTGGTACCGGCCCGATGGCCGGATGACCAAGGCGGAGATCGTCGATCTGCACACCGACATGGCGCTGCACGGCTGCGTCCGGCGCCACCGATAG
- a CDS encoding DUF6894 family protein, translating to MVERYHFRLRGPSEVIEDEEGVLASSIEVAVAEATQLIAEMHARGELPDPDERWCVEIHTADGVVLRSLQLY from the coding sequence ATGGTAGAGCGGTACCATTTCCGCCTGAGGGGCCCGAGCGAGGTCATCGAGGACGAGGAGGGCGTGCTGGCAAGCTCGATCGAGGTCGCGGTGGCCGAGGCGACGCAGCTGATCGCCGAGATGCACGCGCGGGGTGAGTTGCCCGATCCGGACGAACGCTGGTGCGTGGAGATCCACACCGCCGACGGCGTCGTGCTCCGCTCCCTTCAGCTGTACTGA
- a CDS encoding response regulator: MSGPRPIAVLAEDEEFSRLVAADMLTALGFEVLEAEHAHGALEHLEAYDGAVLLYTDINMPGAMDGCDLAHTVRARWPETRIIVCSGCDPLEATLLPEEAHFIAKPCGEKLVRRALKALHLH, translated from the coding sequence ATGTCAGGACCTCGCCCCATCGCCGTCCTCGCCGAGGACGAAGAGTTCAGCCGCCTCGTCGCAGCCGACATGCTGACGGCGTTGGGGTTCGAGGTGCTGGAGGCGGAACATGCCCACGGCGCGCTCGAGCATCTGGAGGCTTACGACGGGGCCGTCCTGCTCTACACCGACATCAACATGCCCGGCGCGATGGACGGCTGCGATCTGGCGCACACCGTCCGGGCACGCTGGCCGGAGACCCGGATCATCGTCTGCTCGGGCTGCGACCCGCTCGAGGCGACGTTGCTGCCCGAGGAGGCCCACTTCATCGCCAAGCCCTGCGGGGAGAAACTGGTGCGCAGGGCGCTCAAGGCCCTGCACCTGCACTGA